The following coding sequences are from one Capsicum annuum cultivar UCD-10X-F1 chromosome 3, UCD10Xv1.1, whole genome shotgun sequence window:
- the LOC107862882 gene encoding uncharacterized protein LOC107862882: MSRCSDYQLLSFVLLLLITIHPSSQSRVREENGVKSAVFLSPKFVLEPGSVSNKFYYDIDFPKGHIALKSFDAEVVDEAGNSVPLHETYLHHWVVVRYYHRQGVDVAKYHGNLGFHKSNFIIKRNSGICEGGLSQYFGLGSETRKTMSYVPDPYGIEVGNPVEVPPGYEERWLLNVHAIDTRGAEDRLGCTECRCDLYNVTKDEYDRDIEPDYIGGLRCCYDETRCRVKDGFQGSRRSLYLKYTVKYIDWDASILPVKIYILDVTDTWKRPGKSTATVARHHCLIEYLVESCSASVANADCSHTKKITVTFPSGGDIIYGVAHQHTGGTGMALHGEDGRVICSSLPIYGEGMEPGNEAGYIVGMSSCYPRPGSIKISEGETVTLLSNYSNAQRHTGVMGLFYLLVAEPSPKPNSILHSTDGTGEIIILHNAVGALAVFGIALIVGAVVIYRRRNQREEGYESILM; encoded by the exons ATGTCACGGTGTTCAGATTACCAGTTGCTTTCATTTGTGCTCTTACTGCTAATAACAATACATCCAAGTTCACAATCTCGAGTAAGGGAAGAAAATGGTGTGAAATCTGCTGTCTTTCTATCACCAAAGTTTGTGCTGGAACCTGGATCTGTTTCTAACAAGTTTTACTACGACATCGACTTTCCAAAAGGCCATATTGCTCTCAAAAGTTTTGATGCTGAAGTAGTTGATGAGGCAGGGAATTCGGTACCCCTCCATGAGACATATCTTCACCACTGGGTTGTAGTAAGATATTATCATCGACAAGGTGTGGATGTGGCAAAGTACCATGGCAATCTGGGGTTCCACAAATCAAATTTTATTATCAAGAGAAACTCAGGGATATGTGAAGGAGGTCTTTCTCAATATTTTGGCCTTGGTTCAGAGACCAGAAAAACAATGTCGTATGTTCCAGACCCTTATGGAATAGAAGTCGGTAATCCAGTCGAAGTACCTCCTGGATACGAGGAGAGATGGTTGCTTAATGTACATGCAATTGATACACGAGGTGCCGAAGATAGATTGGGATGCACTGAATGCAGGTGTGATCTTTATAATGTTACCAAGGACGAGTATGACCGAGATATAGAGCCAGATTACATCGGAGGCTTGAGATGTTGTTATGATGAAACAAGATGCAGGGTGAAGGACGGATTCCAAGGATCGAGGAGAAGCCTGTACCTGAAGTACACAGTGAAGTATATTGATTGGGATGCCTCCATTTTGCCTGTCAAAATTTATATACTCGATGTCACTGATACATGGAAAAGGCCAGGAAAATCAACAGCCACTGTGGCAAGACATCATTGTCTG ATCGAATATTTAGTGGAGTCGTGTTCGGCATCTGTAGCAAATGCCGATTGCAGTCATACCAAGAAGATAACTGTAACTTTTCCTAGTGGCGGAGATATCATCTACGGAGTTGCTCACCAGCATACGGGAGGGACTGGCATGGCACTCCACGGAGAG GATGGACGTGTCATATGCTCATCTCTTCCAATCTATGGGGAAGGAATGGAACCAGGAAATGAAGCTGGTTACATTGTCGGGATGTCCAGTTGTTATCCTAGGCCTGGCTCTATCAAGATTTCGGAGGGGGAAACGGTAACATTACTATCAAACTATAGCAATGCTCAGAGGCATACAGGAGTGATGGGGTTGTTCTATCTCTTGGTTGCTGAGCCATCACCAAAGCCTAATTCTATCCTACATTCCACAGATGGA ACAGGGGAGATTATAATATTGCACAATGCTGTTGGGGCCTTGGCAGTGTTTGGAATTGCACTAATTGTTGGTGCTGTTGTTATTTATCGCCGTCGGAATCAGAGAGAGGAAGGCTATGAATCTATACTGATGTGA